In the genome of Nocardioides sp. NBC_00368, the window TCCCCCTCCTCGATCTGTCGATGTTGCCGCACGGCAACATCGCAGGAGACCTCGACCGTACGTCCGTCGTTGTCGAAGAAGCGGAACCCGTAGCCGCCGCCCGGGGTCAGCACGGGGCCGGGCTCGCTGACGAGCTTCACGCCGGCGCGCCCGAGCCGCTCGGCCATCGCGTCCACGTCGGCCGGGCTGGCCGCGCCGAAGGCGATCAGGTCCAGCCGCTTGTCGTCGGCGCGGCGCAGGCGCACGGAGTAGTGCTCCGGGGAGCCCTCCGCGGCCAGGAACGCCAGTCCGCTGTCGGTCGTCTCGGCCGTGAGCTTCCAGGTGTTCGTGTAGAACTCCAGCTGCCGCTCGTAGTCGGGCACGGCCAGGTCGACGTGGCGCAGGTGGGTGATCAGCCGCTCGGCGGGCGGGGTCTCGACGGCGGGGTCGATGATGGTCACGGTGTTCTCCTTCGTGAGGCAGGTTCGTGAGGTGGATGAGGTCAGGCCGGGTCGCTGACGAGGTCGGCGACGCGGGCCATCAGGCCGGGCACGTCGCCGCGCTCGTGCGCCTTCAGCCAGGTGCAGAGCTGGAGCGAGGCCTCGACGACGGCCTTCGCGCGCGGCAGCCGGCGCTCGGTGAACGCGGGCCAGACGGCGTCCAGATCGTCGAGACCGGTGAGCAGCTCGGCGAGCACCGCGGCGTCCTCGAGCGCCTGGGCCGCGCCCTGGGCCATGGTCGGCGGGCAGCTGTGGGCGGCGTCGCCGATGACCACGACCCGGCCGCGGTTCCACGGGCCGTCGACGACGTGGCTCTCGAAGTGGGTGTGGTTCACCCGCTCGGCGTCGGTCAGCGACGCGCGGATCTCGTCCCACGGCCCGTGGTACGCCTCGGCCAGCTCGCGCATCACCGCCAGGCCCGCCGCCGGCGAGAGGTCGGCCCGGTCCTGGGCCGGCTCGACGATGTAGGCGTAGAGGGAGTCCGGAGAGGTCGGGCAGTAGCCGGCGATGTAGGACGGTCCGCCGTAGAAGAGGTCGGTGCGGGTGACGTCGGCCGGGCGCCGGGTGAAGGCGCGCCAGATCCCCATGCCGACCGGCTCGGGCTCGACCTCGATCCCGATCGCCCGACGCGTCCACGACCGCACCCCGTCGGCGCCGACGACGAGGTCGTAGCGCCCGTGCGAGCCGTCCGCGAAGGCGACGTCGACGCCCGCTGCGTCCTGCTCGATGCCCGCTGGGGAGACCCCGAACCGCACCTTGGCGCCGGCCGCGACGGCGCGGTCGAGGAGGATCCGGGCCAGCGCGGGCCGGTACATCCCCATCGTCGCCGGCAGATCCGGCCCGCCGGTGCGGTGGTCCTCGAGCTCGACCAGGAGGGTCCCGGCCGGGTCGGGCGCACGCAGCCCGAGGGTGTCGTAGCCGTAGCCCTCCGCCCGCACCCGCTCCCACACGCTTAGGTCGCGGAGCACGCGCAGCGCGTTGCCCTGCAGCGTGATCCCGGAGCCGAGGGCGGAGAGATCCGGCTTGGCGTCGACGAGGTCGACCGAGACGCCGCGCTCGGCGAGCAGGATCGCGGTCGCCGTTCCGGCGGTTCCGGCGCCGATGACGAGAACCGAGCTGATGGCGGGCATGAGATCTCCCTGGAGGTGCGGGGGTGGAGTGACGAGCACCACTCTGACTTCCGCGAAACTATTCAGGAAGAGCAGATCTCCTATCCCGCTTATACATGGTGTTTATAGTCGGAGCATGGCCGTCGATCCGCTCCGCAACCTCGATCTCAATCTGCTGCTCTCCCTGGACGCACTGCTCGAGGAGCGCAACGTGACCCGCGCGGCGGAGCGGCTGGGACTGAGCCAGCCGGCGGTCTCGGCAGCGCTGCGACGCCTGAGGCGCCACTTCGGCGACGAGCTCCTCGTCCGCATCGGCAACCGCTACGACCTCACACCCCTGGCCACCCAGCTGCGCGGCACCACGACGACAGCGCTCGTCGGCGTTCGCCGGGTCTTCGAGGCCGAGCCCGGCTTCGACCCGGCGACCTCGACCCGCGAGTTCACCGTCGTCGCCTCGGACTACTCCGCCACCGTCCTCGGCGATCACCTCGCCACCGAGGTGGCGCGGGACGCCCCCGGCGTACGCCTGCGGTTCCAGCTGCAGACCCACAACGACGTCGACCAGGCGCCGGAGTCGCTGCGACACGTGGACGGGATGATCCTCCCCCACGGCTTCGTCCACGACGTGCCCGCCGTCGAGCTCCACACCGACGGCTGGGTGCTGGTCGTCTCCGCCGACAACGACGCCGTCGGCGACGAGATCACCATGGAGCAGCTCGCCGAGATGCCGTGGGTCGTCACGCACCATGCCCCGACCGCCTTCACCCCGGCCGTACGCCAGCTCAGCATGATCGGGGTCGACCCCGACGTCCACGTGGTGACCGAGAGCTTCCTGCCGGTCCCGTTCCTGGTCGCCGGGACCCCGCGGGTCGCCCTGCTGCAGCAACAGCTCGCCGCCCGGCTGGCCGGCGCCGCCGGCGTACGCACCCTCGACTGCCCCTGGGACGTCCTCCCGCTCAAGGAGGCGTTCTGGTGGCACCCCGCCCACCGCGCCGACCCGGGACACGGCTGGCTGCGCCGGATGATGGCCCGTGCCGCGGCGCAGCTGGGCCAGCCGGACTGACCCCAAACCATCGACGGGGCTGATACCCGACAGAAGCAGGTTTGGCTTCCGCAATACCTTCCGCGTCTCCGACGATTCTGTGACTGCTGTCACATCATCTCGGCCGACCGTGGGAGACCCCATGCCCGACACCATCGCGCCATCCCGGCGAGCCGGACGCCCTCAGGGCTTCCTGCTGATGTTCATGAGCTGCCTGCCCGTCCTCGGCGCCGTGCTGCTCGCTCCCGTCCTGCCGCGGATGCAGGACCACTTCGGCGACAGCGGCGCGGCGACCGCGCTGGTGCCGCTCTCGCTCACCGTCCCGGCGCTGATGATCGCGCTGCTGGCGCCGTTCGCGGGCCGCATCGTGGACCGGTTCGGTCGCAAGCGACTGCTGCTGACCGGCCTGGTGGTCTACGCCGTCTTCGGCACCGCGCCGCTGTGGCTGGACGGTCTCGCCGCGATCGTGCTCAGCCGCGCCGGGGTCGGCGTCGCAGAGGCCGCGATCATGACCTGCTGCACGACGCTGATCTCCGACTACTTCTCCGGCACCCAGCGCGACCGCTGGCTCGGCATGCAGACCGTGTTCGCGTCGCTGTCGGCGACCGTGTTCTTCGCCCTCGGCGGTGCGCTGGGTGCCCAGGACTGGCGCACCCCGTTCTGGCTCTACGCCTCCAGCCTGCTCTTCCTCGTCCTCGCTGCGGCACTCATCTGGCAGCCCGCCGGCGAGACCACCCGGGCCGGCGAGCGCGCACCCCTCCCACCGTTGCCCACCCGCGCCCTCGCGCTGCCGTGCGCGGTCAGCGTCATCGGTGGCATCGTCTTCTACACCCCGATCGTGGAGCTGCCCTACGTGCTCGACGCGGCCGGGATCACCGCCGTGCCCACCATCGGCGCGTTCACCGCGCTCGCCTCGCTCGCGACAGCCGGTGGCGCGTACGCCTTCGGCCGGGTCTCGAGCCGTGGCACCGCCACCTTGCTGCCGATCGCCTTCGGACTGGCAGGGATCGGTCTGGTGGTGCTCGGGGCCACCTCGGTGGTGCTGGTCATCGTGCTCGGCGCTGTCATCGCCTCGGCCGGCACCGGCCTGATGCTGCCCACCCTGCTGGTGTGGGCACAGTCCGGGCTCACCTTCGAGCAGCGCGGCCGCGGCACCGGCCTGTGGACCGCCGCCCTGTTCCTCGGCGAGTTCGTCTGCCCGCTCCTGGTCGTCGCCTTCACCGGTGCCCTCGGCGGCCTCGGCGCCGCCGTCGTCCTCGTCGGCGCTGTCGCCATCCTCGTCGCCCTCCTCACTCGGCGCGTCCTCACCCGCGACGTCGCCCTCGCCGCCTGAACCAAGGAGCTCGATCCATCGGCTGAGCTCCTCCTCGCGTCGCGGAGGTGAGGAACCGGCATTCCCCGGGTACCGGTCCGGGCACCAGATCAGTCGACCGTACGAGGCCGGCCGTCACCGCAGAGGGAGCATGCCATGACCGTTGCCTTCACACCTGTCACCGTGGCCGCGCGGGCACGGCGGCTTCCGTGGGGGCAGACCCTGACGACTGGGGCCGCCGGCGCCATCGCCTTCTGGGTCGGCGCCGTCTTCCCGGGGCCGGCGGGGGAATTCCCCTACTATGCGCCCCTGGGCGCGGTGGTGGCGATGTCGTCGACCGTGATGGGCTCGGTACGCAAGTCCGTCCAGAGCATCGTCAGCATCTGGCTGGGCTCGGCGATCGCCCTGGCGGTCGGGGCGGTCCTCTCGCCCAGTCCCGCGACCGTGGCGCTGGTGATCGCGGTGGGAACGATCGCGGGGACCTGGAGCTGGCTCGACGACACCGGCCACTGGGTCCCGACGGCAGCCCTGTTCGTCCTGATCATCGGCACCGAGGATCCGGTGGCGTTCGTGAGCGCCTTCGGCGGACTCACCCTGATCGGGGCTGCCATCGGCGTGCTGATGACGGTGCTCTTCCCACAGCTGCCTCTCGCGCCGATGGAGCGGGCGATCACCGACGTACGCGCAGAGGTGTTCGTCCAACTCCGGCGGCTCGCGCAGGCGCTGCACGAGGGCAGGCCGCCGACCGAGAACGAGTGGAGCGAACATCGGGCGCAGCTGGAGCCAGCCGTGCAGAACATGCGTGCGGCCCGACAGCTCGTCGTGGAAGCGGCCCGCGCCAACAGGCGTCGAGAGCCCCACCGACTCCGTCTGGAACGACAGCTCGAGCAGGCGGCCAGCCTGGAGAGGGTGTGCCTCCTGGTCGAGGAGCTCACCCAGCTTCTCGAGGAGGAGGAGCGGGCGGAGAACGATCTTGTCGGGCTCGGCCCCGAGCTGCGGCCGCACACGGCGCGAACACTGTTCGCTCTCGCGGACCTGGTCCGGTCCGGAGACGGGCGCACCGCGGACCCGGACGTCAAGGCGGACGCGCAGGACGCTCTGTCCGCGCTCGTCGACCGGATCCAGGAGGTACGCGTGGGCGACTCGCCCGACAACGAGCTCTTCACCGCCGGCAGCATCGTCACCACCATCCGGCGGTGCCTGGAGACTCCACGCCCGGTCAGCACCGCCGAGGAGGCCACCTGGACACCGTGAGGGTTGCCGGACGTGGCATTCTGACCAGCATGCCCCTGAGCCTGCCCCGCCTCGCGTTCGCTCTCCTCGCCCTTCTGGCCGCGCTTCTCGTGATGACCGCCTGCGGCGAGGACGACCCGGCCAAGGGACGTACGCCCAAGCAGGTGCTCGCGGCCGCGAAGAGCCACCTCGACGAGACGAGCGGGATCAACTTCTCGCTCGCCTCCGACGACCTGCCCGAGGGCATCACGACGCTGAAGGCCGCCACCGGCACGCTGACCCGCGAGCCGGCGTTCGAGGGCAAGCTCACGGTGCCGGTGATGGGCGCCGAGGCGCAGGTCGACGTGGTCTCGGTCGACGGCGTCGTCTACGCGAAGCTGCCGTTCACGACCGCCTTCCAGGAGCTCGACCCGGCCGACTACGGCGTGCCCGACCCGGCCGCGCTGATCGCGCCGGAGACCGGCATCTCCTCGCTGCTCTCGGCCACCGAGGACGTGAAGATCGGCAAGTCGGTGCGCGGCGGCGCCGACAACGACGAGATCCTCTCGACCTACACCGGCACCCTGCCGGACACGGCGGTCCAGAAGATCCTGGCCGGCGCGGCGGGCGACTTCGACGTCACCTACATCATCAACAACTCCGACGAGCTCACCGAGGCCACGATCGAGGGCCACTTCAGCGGTGAGGGGGAGGCGGCGTACTCCTACACGATCGACATCACCGAGTACGACGTCGAGAAGGAGATCGCCAAGCCGTGAGGGTGATCCTCTGGCTCGCCGCGATCGCGGTGGCGTTCGCCGCCGCCGACACCTACGTCGTCGTGCTGGCGCTGCCGGACATGATGGCGGGCGTCGGGCTCTCGATCGAGGAGCTCCAGCGGGCCGCGCCGCTGATCTCGGGCTTCCTGCTGGGCTACGTCGCGGTGCTGCCGCTGATCGGACGCCTCGCCGACCTCCTCGGCCACCTACCGGTGCTCGTCGGCGGCCTGGTGGTCTTCGCCTTCGGCTCGTTCCTGACCGCGCTGTCGTGGGACCTGGCGGCGATGGTGGTCGGCCGGTTCTTCCAGGGGCTGGGCGGTGGCGCGCTGGTCCCGGCGACCCTCGCCCTGGTCGCGGCGCTCTACCCCACCGAGCGCCGCGGGGTCCCGCTCGGACTGGTCTCGGCGGTCCAGGAGCTCGGCTCCGTGCTCGGACCGCTGATCGGGGCGGGTGTGCTGGCGGTCGCTGACTGGCGCGCGATCTTCCTGCTCAACCTCGTCGTCGGCGTCGTGCTGGCGGTCACGATCCGGCGACTGGGCCGCTCGGACCCGGCGCTCGCCCGGTCCACCCGACCGGACCTGATCGCGCTGCTGCTGTTGCTGCTCGCCGGCATCGCGTTCGTGCTGCTGGCGATCGAGCCGGCGGCCCTCGTCCAGGACCTGACCTGGGGCGCGCTCTACGTGCCTGCGGCCGGGTCGACGCGCTGGCTGACCCCGCTGGGCCTGATCACGATCATCGCCACCCTCGGCTTCGTGCTGAAGTGGGGCCTGCGGCCCGGCGTACGCAGCGTGCTGGGCCGGATCACCGCCGAGGTCGACCTCCTCGGGGCGTTGCTGCTCTCGATCGCCCTGGCCGGAGTGATCCTGGCCTTCGCGACCGCCGACCCCGAGGTGGCGGTCTTCTCCGAGCAGGGCGTCTGGTACCTCGTCGCCGGCGGGCTGGCGCTGCTCGGTTTCGTCTTCCACCTGCGCCGGGCGCAGGACCCGATCGTGCCGCGCGGTGCGTTCGCCCGGACGCCCGCCTGGGGCTCGGTGCTGATCTCGTTCTTCGTCGGGGCGGCGCTGGTGGCCGCACTGATCGACGTGCCCCTCTTCGCCCGCACCACGATCTACGGCGACAGCCAGCTCAAGGCCGCGCTGGTGCTGCTGGAGTTCCTGGTCGCGCTTCCGGTGGGCGCCGTCGCGGGCGGTTTCCTGACCCGGCGGCTGCCCGCGGGGGTGATCGCGGGGGCCGGGATGCTGCTGGCGGCGGTGGCGTTCGTGTTCATGGCTCGCTGGGACGCCGACGCGCTGCGCTCGATCGCGGCGACGGTCGTGCTGGTCGCGGGCGGCCTCGGCTTCGGTCTCGCCCTGGCGCCGGTCAACGCCGCGATCCTGGCCACCACCGCGCAGTCGATGCACGGCCTGACCACGTCCTTCACCGTGGTGGCCCGGATGGTCGGCATGCTGGTCGGCATCTCGGCGCTGACCACGATCGGCCTGCGCAGCTACTACGCCGCCCAGGCCGACCTGCCGTCGCTGTCCTCGGTCTGCACCGGCGGCGGCATGTGCCAGGACTACCAGGACCTGCTCATCGGCGCCGCCATCGCCCAGGAGCACACGGTCTTCGCCGGGGCCGCCGTCTGCGCCGCGATCGCCGCCGTCCTCTCCGTGGTGCTGCTGCGGGGCGCGCCGACCCGGGCACTGTCGCCGAGCGAGACCGTCACCGCGCTCTAGGAGGTCTCGACGTACTCCGGGCGGGTGGAGCCCATCCGCTCGTGGGTCGCGTTCCGACGCCCGCCGGCCCGCTCGACCACTCCGAGGGCGGTTCCGAGACCGAACGTCGGCATGTTGCCGTAGAGCGTCTCGACCTGGTCGGCCGGGACCCGGTAGGTCTCGTGCCAGATCCCGATGTCGCCGGTCGAGGCCGCGCGCCGGTTGAAGGCCGTCCAGGCCGGAGCGTGGGTGAGCGACGGGTCCTTGGCGAACCGGCCGAGCTCCTCGACGCTGCGCCAGTACTGCACCGTCATCAGCACCCTCCCCGACCAGTAGCTGCGCGCCGAGAGCAGCCCGAGGTCCGGGTTCTTGGCGAGCTCGGCGAGCATCCGTGGCATCGCGACCAGCACCGGGAACCAGCTGCGCACCTTGCGCCAGCGGTTGACGCGCATCCCGATCAGGAACACGACGACCTCGCCGGTGCCGACATCGGCGACGCGGTGGCCGGGCGTGACGCCGCTCGGCACGTTCTTCGGAGCCTCCCGGTAGGCCCTGGCGATCTTGGACATCCCCGTCTCCTCGCTAGATAGTGACAGTATCTAGTCTAGGATAGTGCTCCTATCCAGCAGGTGTGTCAACCGGTTTCAGGGAGGAACCATGCGGATCTCCGAGCTCGCCGACTCCACCGGCGTGAGCGTCGCGACGATCAAGTACTACGTGCGCGAGGGCCTCCTCTCCCCCGGCAGAAAGATCTCCGAGCGCCTGGCCGACTACGACGACCAGCACGTACGCCGGCTGCGCCTGCTCCGCGTGCTGCGCGACGTCGGCGCCGTCCCGGTCGGAGCGCTCAAGGCACTGGTCGACGCGACCCAGGATCGCGGCGCGTCGGTGCACGACATGTTCGGCAAGGCCTGCGACGCGCTCCGCACCGAGACGACCGTCCCCGAGACCAGCGACCTCCATCTCCGCGAGCTCGCCGACCAGATCGTCGATCGGGCGGGGTGGACGAAGGTCAGACCCGACGCCCCCGAGCGGGACCGCCTCGCCGGCATCATCAGCGTCATCCTCGACAGCGGCCTGCCCACCGATCCCGAGGGTGCGGCGACCTACCTGCCCCTCGTGGACGCGATGGCCGCCTACGAGCTCGACCAGATCGACGCCACCCAGGACCGCGAGGCCATGATGGAGCAGATGGTGCTGGGCCAGGTCGTCCTCGGCGAGTTCCTGCTCTGCCTGCGCCGACTGGCCCACGAGCACCACAGCGCACTGCGGTTCGCTGGGCGCCGCTGACCTAGGCCGTGTCTCCCAAATCCACGCCCGCTACGCGACGTTTCGCATCCGATCTGGCTGCGTTGCCGCCGCTCGACAGCCTCCAGGATGCCTTCACGGCGGACGCCTTGCCAGATCGGCCCGAAACGCCGCTCGCGGCCGCCGTGTCTTTGGGAGACACGGCCTACCCGACCCGGATCTGCAGACGCTCGCGGGCGGGGATCCGCGGATAGGTGCTCCCGCGGTCGACGACGCTCCAGGAGGCAGCGGCGAAGATCTCGACGGTGGCGGAGATCATCGCGATCGTCGAAGGCTCGCCGGGGCATCGGTGGCCCTCGGCCGGGTCTCCGCCGCCCTGCGGCACGAGCTCGAACGCGTCGACGTCACGGCCGACGAACCGCCCGGCCGAGAAGGTGTAGGGGGCGGACCACGATCCGGGGTCCAGGTTGGTCCCGGGGACGTCGAGGACGACCCGCTGCCCCGGAGAGACGATCTGGCCGTCCCAGTCGGCATGCTGCCGCGCGACCCCGGCGAGCGCCGGGACGAACGGAAAGATGCGGCGTACCTCCTGGGTGAAGGCATGGCGCTGCGAGGCATCCTCGGCGAGCGACGGGCGCAGCCGCGGCTCGTCGTCGACGGCCTGGACGGCGAAGGTGCCGAGGTAGGCCACCGCGACGGCGGGACGGAGCACGTTGAGCAGCTCGACGGCGGCCACCGCGACCGGCAACAGCTCCTCGTTCGGGTCCCGCCAGGCGGCGATGACCTCCACAGGTGTCGAGGGTGGGGTCCGGGCCGCCCGCGCCTCGCGGATCAGCTCCCGGGCCCAGCGGTTGGCCCAGAGCCGAGCCGCCCACGCCGTCGGGTAGGACGTGCCCGAGAAGCCGAACCCGTCCACGATCGCGGCCAGCCGCCGACCGACCCGGCCGGGGTTGCGCACCGTGATGCCGGCCCATTCCAGGACCGCCCGGGCGTAGACCTCGGACAGCAGCGTGAACACCCTCACCGTCTCGCCGCGACGTTCTGCCAGGGCAGAGCCGAGGTGGCGGCGTACGAGATCCAGGAGGGTGGTGTCGGCATCGTCGAGCAGGGCGAGGAAGTGCGCCTTGCGGAGCAGGTGCTCCTCGCCGTCGAGGCCGTGGACCGCGCCACGACCGAAGAGCAGGGCGGCCAGCGGGACCGGCACCGCGCCGGTGCGTCGGATGAGCGAGGGGTCGTAGAAACGGCGTACGGAGGCGGGACCGCTCACCACCAGCGCATCGTCCCCGAGGAGCTTGACAGGGCAGGCGGGCGGGTCGCCGGCCCGGCGGCGGGCGTCGGGGATCGCATGGTAGCCGTGCCGGAGCAGGTCCGCGGCGAGATCTCGGGTCATCCGGGCCGCCGTCAGGAGCCGCTGGTGACCCGGTCGCTCACACCGGTCACTCCGACCTCGTGCGCGCAGTGCGCGCAGCAGAACATGTGCTGCTCGTTCTGCACGCCGTGCCCGAGGATGCGGGTGCCGCAGTTGACGCACACCGGCGCGATCACGGACACCGCGCACTCGATCGAGTCGAAGACGTGGTGCTCACCCGAGGCCGTGGTCACCTCGAAGCTCTCGTCGTACTCGTTGCCGCACGTGGCGCACTTACCCATGATCGGTCCTCTCCATCGACTTCATCACCGGACTTCACTCCGGACACCGCGCGGCCCGGGGCCCCTCGAGGGCACCGGGCCGCACAGTCTCTAGGTGAAGATGCTCACCCCACCGGGGCCGACCAACAGACCGACCACGATGAGGACAGCTCCCCACAGGATTTGGCCACGGACCAGCGCAAGGATTCCGCCGATCACCAGGACTGCCGCGATCAGCCATAGGATTAATGCCATCTTGATCTCACCTCGGTGTGTAGTTGTTGCGGGGGATGCTCAGACGTTCCCGTCCAAGCGGCTACGGAGCAGTGCCTTCGCCTCCTCGGCACCCTGAACGGAGTTGGCCTGGGCGCGGACGAACAGGTCCTCCAGGTCGGTGTCCTTCGAACGGCGCGCGTCCTCGATGTAGGTGTTCAGACGCAGCGCGTTGTCCAGGCAGGCCTCGGTGAACCAGATGAGGTTGTAGTCCTTGTCAGGGGTACCCGTGACGGTTCCGGTCTCAACGCTCTTCGTGGTCATGCGGATCACTCCTCATGAGTTCTCTCTTGCGTACGTCCCACCCGGTACCCACCCCGCGCCCCGGCAAACCCTCCCGGCCTGACCGTCCTCAACTGCCGCTGCTGGCGACCCAGCGGAGCACGTCGTCCCACTCGTCGAGGAACCGGTCGAGGCCGTAGCGCCTCCTGGCGTGACGGCGCCCGATGAGCCCGGCCTCCTCGGCGACGTCAGGATCCTTCATCAGGTGGCGTACGGCCGGGACGATCTCGTCGCGGCGGGTCGTGACGAAGCCGGCCTCGTGCGGCACCGCGAGGGGGGTCTCGGTCGTGGCCAGGGCGACGACCGGCATGCCCAGGTGCATCGCCTCGATCAGGGAGAGCCCCAGCGACGTCCAGCGGTTGAGGTGGACGTAGACACGTCGTCGCGCGAGGTGGTCGTGCAGATCCTGCTGCGAGTAGTTCTCGTACGTCCGCAGACCCTGGTAGTCGGGCAGGCGCTCGACGCGCATGCCGAAGACGTCGGCGCCGACGCCCTCGGCCAGCGCCGGGATGAGGTCGGCGCCGACCGAGCGGCCTCGGCGTACCGGATCGTTGACGACCACCCCGGCGCGCTCGATGTCGCCGGTGTAGCGACGGCCCGGGTCGACGATGCCGTGCTCGATCACGGTGGTCGGGGTGCCGCCGCAGTCCCAGACGAGGTCGTTGAAGCCGGTGACGTGCACGATCGGGATGTCGCCGCCCGCCATCGGGTGACGGGTGTCGGGCACGGCACCGGCCGGGGTGTTGTGCTCCAGGTAGATGGCCGGTACGTCCCGACCGGGCCGCCGTCCGCCGAGCCACTGCTCGGCCAGCTCGACCTCGTGCGGACGCTGGAGGACGACGACGTCGACCTCCTCCTCCGCGAGCGCCTCGATGCTCACCTCGCGGGCGGAGGAGGGCCAGTCCCAGGTGCGGGCCCGGCCGAGCCCGTCGGGGCCGCGGTC includes:
- a CDS encoding MFS transporter yields the protein MRVILWLAAIAVAFAAADTYVVVLALPDMMAGVGLSIEELQRAAPLISGFLLGYVAVLPLIGRLADLLGHLPVLVGGLVVFAFGSFLTALSWDLAAMVVGRFFQGLGGGALVPATLALVAALYPTERRGVPLGLVSAVQELGSVLGPLIGAGVLAVADWRAIFLLNLVVGVVLAVTIRRLGRSDPALARSTRPDLIALLLLLLAGIAFVLLAIEPAALVQDLTWGALYVPAAGSTRWLTPLGLITIIATLGFVLKWGLRPGVRSVLGRITAEVDLLGALLLSIALAGVILAFATADPEVAVFSEQGVWYLVAGGLALLGFVFHLRRAQDPIVPRGAFARTPAWGSVLISFFVGAALVAALIDVPLFARTTIYGDSQLKAALVLLEFLVALPVGAVAGGFLTRRLPAGVIAGAGMLLAAVAFVFMARWDADALRSIAATVVLVAGGLGFGLALAPVNAAILATTAQSMHGLTTSFTVVARMVGMLVGISALTTIGLRSYYAAQADLPSLSSVCTGGGMCQDYQDLLIGAAIAQEHTVFAGAAVCAAIAAVLSVVLLRGAPTRALSPSETVTAL
- a CDS encoding LppX_LprAFG lipoprotein; amino-acid sequence: MPLSLPRLAFALLALLAALLVMTACGEDDPAKGRTPKQVLAAAKSHLDETSGINFSLASDDLPEGITTLKAATGTLTREPAFEGKLTVPVMGAEAQVDVVSVDGVVYAKLPFTTAFQELDPADYGVPDPAALIAPETGISSLLSATEDVKIGKSVRGGADNDEILSTYTGTLPDTAVQKILAGAAGDFDVTYIINNSDELTEATIEGHFSGEGEAAYSYTIDITEYDVEKEIAKP
- a CDS encoding GPGG-motif small membrane protein; amino-acid sequence: MALILWLIAAVLVIGGILALVRGQILWGAVLIVVGLLVGPGGVSIFT
- a CDS encoding LysR family transcriptional regulator codes for the protein MAVDPLRNLDLNLLLSLDALLEERNVTRAAERLGLSQPAVSAALRRLRRHFGDELLVRIGNRYDLTPLATQLRGTTTTALVGVRRVFEAEPGFDPATSTREFTVVASDYSATVLGDHLATEVARDAPGVRLRFQLQTHNDVDQAPESLRHVDGMILPHGFVHDVPAVELHTDGWVLVVSADNDAVGDEITMEQLAEMPWVVTHHAPTAFTPAVRQLSMIGVDPDVHVVTESFLPVPFLVAGTPRVALLQQQLAARLAGAAGVRTLDCPWDVLPLKEAFWWHPAHRADPGHGWLRRMMARAAAQLGQPD
- a CDS encoding MerR family transcriptional regulator, yielding MRISELADSTGVSVATIKYYVREGLLSPGRKISERLADYDDQHVRRLRLLRVLRDVGAVPVGALKALVDATQDRGASVHDMFGKACDALRTETTVPETSDLHLRELADQIVDRAGWTKVRPDAPERDRLAGIISVILDSGLPTDPEGAATYLPLVDAMAAYELDQIDATQDREAMMEQMVLGQVVLGEFLLCLRRLAHEHHSALRFAGRR
- a CDS encoding FAD-dependent monooxygenase, translating into MPAISSVLVIGAGTAGTATAILLAERGVSVDLVDAKPDLSALGSGITLQGNALRVLRDLSVWERVRAEGYGYDTLGLRAPDPAGTLLVELEDHRTGGPDLPATMGMYRPALARILLDRAVAAGAKVRFGVSPAGIEQDAAGVDVAFADGSHGRYDLVVGADGVRSWTRRAIGIEVEPEPVGMGIWRAFTRRPADVTRTDLFYGGPSYIAGYCPTSPDSLYAYIVEPAQDRADLSPAAGLAVMRELAEAYHGPWDEIRASLTDAERVNHTHFESHVVDGPWNRGRVVVIGDAAHSCPPTMAQGAAQALEDAAVLAELLTGLDDLDAVWPAFTERRLPRAKAVVEASLQLCTWLKAHERGDVPGLMARVADLVSDPA
- a CDS encoding MFS transporter, with product MPDTIAPSRRAGRPQGFLLMFMSCLPVLGAVLLAPVLPRMQDHFGDSGAATALVPLSLTVPALMIALLAPFAGRIVDRFGRKRLLLTGLVVYAVFGTAPLWLDGLAAIVLSRAGVGVAEAAIMTCCTTLISDYFSGTQRDRWLGMQTVFASLSATVFFALGGALGAQDWRTPFWLYASSLLFLVLAAALIWQPAGETTRAGERAPLPPLPTRALALPCAVSVIGGIVFYTPIVELPYVLDAAGITAVPTIGAFTALASLATAGGAYAFGRVSSRGTATLLPIAFGLAGIGLVVLGATSVVLVIVLGAVIASAGTGLMLPTLLVWAQSGLTFEQRGRGTGLWTAALFLGEFVCPLLVVAFTGALGGLGAAVVLVGAVAILVALLTRRVLTRDVALAA
- a CDS encoding DUF4188 domain-containing protein; translated protein: MSKIARAYREAPKNVPSGVTPGHRVADVGTGEVVVFLIGMRVNRWRKVRSWFPVLVAMPRMLAELAKNPDLGLLSARSYWSGRVLMTVQYWRSVEELGRFAKDPSLTHAPAWTAFNRRAASTGDIGIWHETYRVPADQVETLYGNMPTFGLGTALGVVERAGGRRNATHERMGSTRPEYVETS
- a CDS encoding glycosyltransferase, producing the protein MRILIWHVHGSWTTAFVHGRHDYLLPTTPDRGPDGLGRARTWDWPSSAREVSIEALAEEEVDVVVLQRPHEVELAEQWLGGRRPGRDVPAIYLEHNTPAGAVPDTRHPMAGGDIPIVHVTGFNDLVWDCGGTPTTVIEHGIVDPGRRYTGDIERAGVVVNDPVRRGRSVGADLIPALAEGVGADVFGMRVERLPDYQGLRTYENYSQQDLHDHLARRRVYVHLNRWTSLGLSLIEAMHLGMPVVALATTETPLAVPHEAGFVTTRRDEIVPAVRHLMKDPDVAEEAGLIGRRHARRRYGLDRFLDEWDDVLRWVASSGS
- a CDS encoding FUSC family protein; this translates as MTVAFTPVTVAARARRLPWGQTLTTGAAGAIAFWVGAVFPGPAGEFPYYAPLGAVVAMSSTVMGSVRKSVQSIVSIWLGSAIALAVGAVLSPSPATVALVIAVGTIAGTWSWLDDTGHWVPTAALFVLIIGTEDPVAFVSAFGGLTLIGAAIGVLMTVLFPQLPLAPMERAITDVRAEVFVQLRRLAQALHEGRPPTENEWSEHRAQLEPAVQNMRAARQLVVEAARANRRREPHRLRLERQLEQAASLERVCLLVEELTQLLEEEERAENDLVGLGPELRPHTARTLFALADLVRSGDGRTADPDVKADAQDALSALVDRIQEVRVGDSPDNELFTAGSIVTTIRRCLETPRPVSTAEEATWTP